A region of the Longimicrobiaceae bacterium genome:
GCGCAGGTGGCCGGGCGTGTGCCGTTCTTCCACGCCACAGGTCGTTGACGCTCTCCGACCGGACGCGCTCCCGCGCACCGCCGTCCGCTCTCGCAGGCCACGTTCCCAACATACGGACCTACATGCGCGCAACGAAGCTCGTACTTCCGCTCGCCACACTCTGTCTCGCCCTCGCTGCGCCGTTCATCGCGGCGGCCCAGGAAGCCCGTCCGAGCGTGGACGTCACGGCCGTCACGGGATCCCTTATCGCTCGCGCATCTTCCGCTGGATGAACTCCACGTAGCTCGGCCCGCCGGGGTCCTCATGCCCCAGGCCCGCTCCCGATGCTTCCGTCTCGTTGGGCTCGGCGCGAGAAGCCTCGCCGGAGTGTGGAGTGGGTGCGTGCTCCGGATCGGATTCCGGCACGGGCTCGTCCGCAAGCCCTTCGCCATCGTCGGTGACGGTTCGCTGGTGCATGTAAGTCCCCCTGTGAAAGGTCCGGCGCTGCACGGTGGCGAGCCGTGCATCGGGCGTGCCCGGCCCGGCGCCGAGCGCCTACGGTTGGTCCTGGCACATCTTGTGGATAATCCCGCGCAGCCGCTCCGCACGCTCCTTGGACGCGTTGTCAGCGAGGTTCGCATCGGCGTGGTGGTCGCCCGCGAGCCGCACCAGCACCTGGTTGGGGTACCCGGGCTGGGCCTTCTGAGCCTCGAGCCGCGCTGGCTTGCTGAGCGTGTCGATCCAGGCGCGGAGGCTACCGTGGCTCTGGTCGAAGAAGCCGATGGACACGAACTCCGGCTCGCTGCCGGAGAAGAAGGTCTCCTGGGACCACTCGCCGGTGCCAGTCCGCCAGCTCAGGTAGCCGCCCGGAAGCACCTGGCGCGGCGCCTCGATGTGTCCCATGAAGTCGTAGCGCGCGGCCGCGTTCCCGGCCTGCTGGGGCGGTTCGAAGAAGCGCGGGTGGTAGAAGTCGGAGACGCGCACGCCGTTGACCGTGTATCCCAGCGTCGGTGCCTCGCACGGGTCGCACACCTCCAGAAGGAACTCGACGCGGCCCGGCTTGGACGAATCGGGCGAGTCGCCTGCGACCAGCCGGTTGCCGAACGGGTCCGCCAGCATCTCCAGCGCCTCGTGGCTGGCGGTGACGGTCCAGTCGGAGGTCACCTCCACCAGCGCGTACGGCTGGTTCTGGTCGTCCAGGTGCACCCCGAGGCCGCCGGGGCACACGTCTCCGACGATGATGGGCCAGTATCCGATCGGCACGTCCTCGAGCCGGGTGAAGGCGTCTACGGTCGCGGTGACGCCCCACACGGGGCCGAAGTCGCGGGTGGCCTGCTTCTGGAGCGCGGCTGCCACCCGCGTTAGGTCCGACGGCGAGATGGCGTTCGTACCCTCGGTCACCAACGCAATGTTGCGCAGCAGATTGGACATGGTGGGGGTCCTTTCCGGAGCCTTCGTCCGCCGGCGGCGGGGCGGGTTGAGGCGGTTGCAGGTTGGGAAGGCGCCGCCGCGGCAGGTGCGCCTGCGCGTCCGCCGGCGTGTGCCTCCTCCATTGAGGGGCGGCGGGTCCGGAATTCTCCACGTACTCCGCTCCGCCGACTTGGGTGGACGCGGAAAGACCCCGTCCCTGACTCATCATCAGGCGCGGGGTCTTTCCAATGCAGAATAGCGCCGGTTTCGGACTCTCGCCGGACGCCGGCGTTCTATTCCGTCTGCTTTGCCCTTCCGCACGTCCCGCTTCCCGCCGGCGTTCGCCCACAGCGCGCGCTGGACCATCAAGGGTGTCCAGCAGGCGCCGAGCAGGGCCGCGCGGTCGCGGAGCGCGGATGCGTACCGTGCGAAGTACGCGGGCGTGAACGCCACGTCGCGAGGCCGGGCACCTGCGCCGCCACCAGCTCGTCGAAAAAGGGGTAGACGTGCGGGCACATATGCGGCTGCCGATGCCGTCGCCGGGCCGAGGCGGCCAGCTTGGCGAGCGTGGGATCGGGAGCGCAGGGTCGGACACGATGGCGAGGTCGGTGGTGCTGGGGGTTCTGCCAGCAGCTCGCCCGGCCCGTCGTCCGAACTCTATCCGTCTCACCGAGGGCGGGAGAGGATTGGCGCGATGGGGACAAATGTTTACAGAACCCTTGTCGTACTCTTTTTCAGCCTTATTTTTACCACTCCCACCTCATCCCCGCCGGCCCAGTTTGCTCAGCCGGCGGCACACATCCGCAGGAGATCAACCCAATGCAGAAGTTGAAGCTCGAGCTGGACGCGCTCGCCGTGGAGTCGTTCATGACCGGTGACGCGACCGGCGGCGACGGCACGGTGCTCGGGCAGATCCAGGCCGAGAAGCCCACCACCAGCATGAACGACCAGATGACGTGCGGCCAGAACTCGTGTGCGGGGGTGAGCTGCTACACCTGCAGCATCTGCATGTCGTTCGATTACATGTGCATCAACCCGGACTAGTGGGGCACCACGCGTGATTTGATGTGTATTGCGGGGCTTTCGAAATAGAAGACCGGGAGCCGAGCGATGCGAAAGCTGTACGTGGTGAAGTTGACGGAGTCCGAGCGTGGCGATCTGCATCGGCTGACACGCCGTGGCAAGGCAGGTGCGCGACAGATCAAGCGGGCGCTGGTGCTTCTGCGGGCCGACGAAGGTGCCACGGACGAGCAGATCGCCGCCGGAGTTGGCGTGGGCAGCGCAACGGTGGAGCGCATCCGCAAGCGGTTCGTCACCGAAGGGCTGGAGGAAGCGGTGACGGAGAAGCCTCGCCCGCCACTTCCGCCGAAGCTGGATGGGAAGGGGGAGGCGCTGCTGCTGGCACTGGCTTGCAGCGACGTGCCGGAGGGACATGCGCGCTGGAGCATGCAGATGCTGGCAGATCGTCTGGTCGCGTTGGGAGCCGTCGACGCCATCTCGGACGAGACGGTGCGGCGGAGTCTCAAAAAAGCAAGACGAAGCCGTGGCAGCGCCAGCAGTGGCTGATCCCGGAGATCACGCCGGAGTTCATCTGGCGCATGGAGGACGTGCTCGACCTCTACGCCGAGGAGAGCGATCCAGAGCGCCCTCGAGTCTGCTTCGACGAGATGCCGCTGCAACTGGTCTCCGAAGTCCGCACCCCTCTGCCGGCGCGCCCCGGGCAGCCCGAAAGGTACGACTACGAATACCGACGCGAAGGCACCTGCAACCTCTTCGTCTTCTTCAGCCCCGACATCGCCTGGCGAGAGGTCAAGGTCACCGACCGGCGCACTGGGGTCGACTTCGCCGAATGCATGCGGGACCTGGTGGACGTGCACTTCCCCAAGGCCGAGACAATCCGGGTGGTGCTCGACAACCTGAATACGCACACACCGGCCTCACTCTACCAGGCGTTCTCGCCTGGGGAGGCGCGGCGAATTGTGAAGCGGCTGGAGTTCCACTACACCCCCAAACACGCGAGCTGGCTGAACATGGCTGAGATCGAGTTCTCCGTGCTGGGAGGCCAGTGTCTGGACCGTCGCCTGCCGACCCAACACAAGGTCCGCGTCGAGACGGCTGCGTGGTGCCGGGCACGCAACGAGAGCCGGGCCACCATTCGTTGGCAATTCACGACCGCCAACGCCAGAGAGAGGTTCTCGTCCCGATATCCATCGCCTCGGCCGTGGCGAGCCACTAGGCGCGTGTCGCCGCCCTGGACGGCAACCCCGCGCTGTAGGCAACGCCTCGGACCGAGCTACGAAAGCACCTCCGCGGCTTCGGGCGCGGAGGTGCTTTTGTTTTACGGTTGCCTCCGTTCGGTGGCGGGCGGCGGAAGCGATTGTGGTGCACGCCCCGTTAGACGGCAGATGCAGCATGACCTCTGCTTCGTTAATGGACGTCGACGGGCATCGATTCTCCTCTGTCGATCGTCCCCGCACGGGCCAGCCTAAGCTTGGTCGTTCCGCTAGCGCACTCCGCGCTTACCGCCGGCGTGCGCCCACAGCGCGCGCTCGACCATCACGGGCGTCCAGTGGTTTCCGAGCAGGTCTGCGCGGGCGCGCAGCGCGGCGGCGTAGCGCGCGTAGTACGCGGGGGTGAACGCGACGTCGCCGAGGCCGGGCACCTGCGCCGCCACCAGCTCGTCGAAGAACGGGTAGGCGTGGGGGGCGTATGCGGCCGCGACCGCGGACGCCGTCGCCGGGCCCACGCCGGCCAGCTTCGCGAGCGTGGCGATGGGGCGCGCCGGGTCGGGGACGGCGGCGAGGGCTGCCGTGCTCGCGTCCACCACGGCCCCGGGCGGGTTGCCGCGGACGAGCGCCAGGTTTCGCGCCCGCCACACTCCGCGCGCCATCTTCCACTCCGTCAGCCGGACCAGCTCCGCGTGCGTGACGTGCGCCGGCTCGCGGGCCGCGATCGCGCCCGGCAGCTCGCCGCGATACCACGCATCCAGCTCCGGCAGCGGCTTCACGCCCTGCGCATCGACCACAGCGGCATACGCATCCAGCGCCGTCCGCCACGCTTTCGGCGCGTCGCTCGTCCAAAGGTCATCCATCGTCATCAGGGGGTCGGAGGAAGTGTCGCCGGCTCGTCGGCTGCCGGGGCGCACCGGTCGTGCCCGCACGCTGGCGGTGGCGTGTGGGGGAACGGCTACGCCGCCGGAAAGACGGGCTCGGGATCGAGCCACCTGTAGCCGCAAGGAGTTGCACATATTGGCGCAGAAATGGCTTCCGACATATCTCTACAACCGCGCCTAATGGGCCCTCGGTCGCTGGACCGAGTGGCGACTCTATCGGATAGAGCCGGGCTTCGGGCACGAGCGCCCGGCTGGCGAGGTTAAACAAACCGAAAACGGTACACGGCAAAGACCTACGCACTGGACGGGGAGTGGCACCCAGCCTGCATACCTTTAGACGACAGAAAACACAGAAACAGGTGGATGGTCATCCGGCTTGCGCTCTCTCCGCGCGGCTCCCGGCTCCTCTGCCGTCTCTCTCGAACGCATACCTGGGCACCCGATGCACAGCCCCGACCCCACCGTCACGGCGAACATCTACAGCGCACGCCACCTGGACGAGATCGTCCGCGGCGTGGTCGTGCCGCTCCGGCATGGCCTGGCCGAGCGGGGCATGGCGGACCGGTGGTCGCTCTGGACCATGCGCTACCTGCGCCGCGGTCCGCATCTCAAGCTGAGGCTGCACGGGCCCGAGCAGGAGGCGGGCGCCGTCCGCGAGCTCTTGGAGGAAGCGGCGGAGGCCCACTTCGCCTCGCTGTCGCCGGAGGGCGACGGCCCCATGAAGCACTCCAAGGCACCCGCCGGCGCGGTGGACCTGGAGGACGAGGGCGAAGGCGAGCGCCCGGACCGCACGCTGCTGTGGACGACGTACCGCCGCAGCGCCGTCTCGTTCGGCCCAGACACCCAGCTGTTGGCGGACGACCGCTACGTCTCCCTCTTCACCGCCTGCCTGGCTGCCGCGGGCGAGATCGCCGTCACCGCCATCGAGCCGGAGATCTCCGAGGCGGGGCGGCTCAAGGCCCTGCGCGGCGGCCTGGCTGCCGGCGTCTCCGGCCTGCCTCTGACAGAAACCGAGCGCGACCTCTACCTCGAGTACCACCGCGACTGGCTGCTCCGCTGGATGATGCCCCACGCCGAGCGCGACGCCGAGATGCTGGCGAAGTTCGACCTGCGGGCGGACGCGAGCGGCGCCGCGGCGGCGGAGATCCGGCGCATCGCGAGCGAGGGCCCGGCGGTCGGCGCCTTCGCCCGATGGCGCGACGCGCTGGCGGAGCTGGCGGCGTACGTCGCCCGGTTCCGCGGCGACCCCGCGCACCACGTGGACCCCTTCACGGCCGACCCCGTCTTCCCCGCCCTGTTCAAGGTCTTCCACTCGCTCGCCAACCAGCTCGGCGTGGACATGCTGAACGAGTCCATGCTGCACCACATCGTGCTGCGCGCGCTGGCCGGCGCCGCGGTGGCGGGAGCGTAGCGCTTGCCGCGTACCGCACGCAACCGCGCGCCCGTGATCGGGCGCTTCGGCGGGCTGCCCGCGGAGACGGTGGAGGCGTTCTCCACCGCCCTCTGCGGCGCCGCGGACGCGCTGGCTGCGCTCGAGTCGGAGCTGGCCGGGTGCCGCGAGGCGCTGGCCGACCGGCTGCACGACGCGGTGCCGGGCGCCGCGCTGGAGCTGCGCCGGCTGCTGCTGGCGGTGCGCCGCGACTGCCATAACGGGCGCGGCATCGCCCGGCACCGGCGCTCGCCGCAGTGGCCGCTGGTGGCGGACGCGGCGGGTTCGCTCGCCGGGCAGGTGGGCGAGCTGGAAGACCGCGTGGCGGATGCCTGGGCCGCGTTCCGCAGCGACTACGAAGCGGAGCGCGACCGCCAGAGGGGCGCCCTGCGCGAGCCGCTGCGGGACCGCGCGTTCATGCGCGGCCTCGCCCTGGCGAGCCCCGACCTGTACGACGCCTGCCGGCAGCTCGCCGCCTCGCCCACCGTCGCGCGGAAGGATGCGAAGAGCGAGGCGGCCCTGCTCCGCTACGTGGTGCGCGCGGCGCTCAAGACCTCGCCGTTCTCCACCTTCACGCCCGTGTCGGTGGGCGCGGCGGATGGAGATGCGGGCGCGGCCGGCCTCCGCATCGCCGGCGGGGAGACGGAGCCGCGGTCGCTGGTGCGGCTCAAGCGCTTCCGCCTGGGCCAGCTCAGCGACGCGCTCTGTAGGTACGCTCCCTTCCGCGACGGCCTGCGCGTGGTGTTGAACGACTCGGCCGAGGACACGGAGCCGGGGCGCGCACTGCTGCTGCGGCCGGGCTGCTGGGAGGGAGCGGCCGACCGCGGCACGCTGCGCTACCGCGCCGATGCGCTGGTCCGCGTGGGCATCGCCGCCCCGCTCGTCCGGCGCGCCATGGAGCTCCTGGCCGAGGGCCGCCACACGTTCGGCGAGCTGGTGGCGCGAATCGAGGGCGAAGGCGCACCGGAAGATGCCGCATCCGCCCCGAGCCAGCTGGAACGGCTGGCGGAGCTGGGGATGCTGCGGCTGGTGCTGCCGTGGCCGTCGCAGGCCGGGCACCTGGAGGCGCGGATGTGCGACGCCCTCCGCGCGCTTCCGTACGACGCCGCGCTGGAGCCGTTCATCTCCCGGCTGGAGCGGCTGGTGGCGCTGGAGGAGGGCTACGCGCAGGCATCCGACCCCGCCGCGTCGCTCCGCGAGATGCGGCGCCTGGTGGACGAGCTGTGGGGTGCGGCCGCGGCGCTGGGCGGCCGGTCCTTCGCCGGCACCGCCTACCGCGGCACCGCGCGCTACGACCTGTACGAGGACGTCCTGCTCGTGCCCGGCGGGGCGGAGACCGCGCCGGCCTTCCACCTCTCCGGCGACGCCGCCCGCCGCGCGCTGCGAAGCGCCGAGCCGCTGGCGGACCTCGCCGCGCTCTGCGACGACCGGCAGGACTTCCGCGCCGCCCTCGCCGCCTTCGCGGCGGAGACGTGGCCGGGACGCGGCGAGGTGGGCGTGCTGGAGCTGTTCTCGGCCGCGCAGCCGCTGTGGCAGGCGTACCTGGCGTTCCGCGCCGCGGGTTTCCAGGAACGCGACCCCGGACGGACGTGGAACCCGCGCGGCCTGCCGGAGGTGGAGACGCTCCGGGCCTGCCGCGCCATGGTGATGGACCGCCTGGCGGGGTGCGTGGAGACGCTGCCGGACGGCGACGCGTGCGTGGACGAGGACCGGCTGCGGTCGCTGATCGGCGCGGTGCCGTCCGGCCTCACGGACGGCGGCGGCGGCGGGGCGTGCCTCTTTCTCCAGCCCGCCAGCCGCGACGGCTCGCTCTGGCGGCTGAACGCGGTGCGCGAGGGCACCGGCCGCTGCGGGAGCCGCTACACCCCCGCCATGCCCGCCGCGCTCCGCCGGGAGTACGCCGCGCACCTCCGCGCCCGCGGCACCGTCACCGTGGACGGCGAGCGGGCGGAGCTGCTGGACCTGTTCGCGGTGCAGGGCGACACGCTGAACGTGCACGCGCCCCAGACCCCCGCCGTGCTCGCCTTCCCCGGCGAGCGGACGGGGGTAGCGCCGCACCGCCGCGTGCCGCTGGGCGACCTGCGCGTGTGCTTCGACGGTCCCGCCGGGCGCATCGCGCTGCGCGGTGTGGACGGGCGGAGGTTCGTGCCGGTCCACCTGGGTCTTGCGTACGAGGCGTACATGCCGCCGGTGGTGCGCTTCCTCATGGCGCTGGGGCCCAGCGAGCGCGGCTCCATCCTTCCGCCCGCTCCCGAGCGCGCGGAAGGGGAGGTGCGGATTCGCGCGCGCACGACGCTGGGCAACCTGGTCGTCCACCGCCGCGCGTGGTCCGTCCCCGCCGCCCCGCTCGCCGCCGCGCTGGCCGCGACCGACGACGCACGCGCTTTCGCCGACGCCAACCGGCTCCGTGCCGGGTGGGGCATCCCGGAGCGCGCCTTCGTCCGCGAGGCCATGACGCACCCCCTGGCCGGCACCGTCCGCAAGCCCCGCTACGTGGACTTCACGTCGCCGCTCTTCCTTTCCGTGCTGCGCGAGCTGGCGGCCACGGGCGAGGAGCGCATCACCGTCGAAGAGATGCTTCCCGACCCCGCGATGCTCCCGCGCGACGCCGCGGGGCGGAGCCGGGCCGTGGAAGTCTTGGTCGACTCGCTGGCCCTGCGCCGGCGCACGCAACGCGCGGAGGCCGCTCCGCTCCGCCGTACCCGCGCCCGCACTGGGCGCACCCCCGCCGGCACCGCCGCCGGGTGATCCATCCCGGGCCGTCCGGCCCGGGCCACAACCCCTCCAGGAGGCACACCATGGCTCAGGACACCAACCAGCAGGACGCCGAGATCCAGCCCCTCTCGGACGAGTCGCTCGAGGAAGTCGCCGGCGGCGTCTGCTCGTGGAGCGGCTGCTCGAACAGCGCCTCGCTGTAAGCTCGCACAACGTCTCCAGGCCGGCACCGGCC
Encoded here:
- a CDS encoding lantibiotic dehydratase, whose protein sequence is MPRTARNRAPVIGRFGGLPAETVEAFSTALCGAADALAALESELAGCREALADRLHDAVPGAALELRRLLLAVRRDCHNGRGIARHRRSPQWPLVADAAGSLAGQVGELEDRVADAWAAFRSDYEAERDRQRGALREPLRDRAFMRGLALASPDLYDACRQLAASPTVARKDAKSEAALLRYVVRAALKTSPFSTFTPVSVGAADGDAGAAGLRIAGGETEPRSLVRLKRFRLGQLSDALCRYAPFRDGLRVVLNDSAEDTEPGRALLLRPGCWEGAADRGTLRYRADALVRVGIAAPLVRRAMELLAEGRHTFGELVARIEGEGAPEDAASAPSQLERLAELGMLRLVLPWPSQAGHLEARMCDALRALPYDAALEPFISRLERLVALEEGYAQASDPAASLREMRRLVDELWGAAAALGGRSFAGTAYRGTARYDLYEDVLLVPGGAETAPAFHLSGDAARRALRSAEPLADLAALCDDRQDFRAALAAFAAETWPGRGEVGVLELFSAAQPLWQAYLAFRAAGFQERDPGRTWNPRGLPEVETLRACRAMVMDRLAGCVETLPDGDACVDEDRLRSLIGAVPSGLTDGGGGGACLFLQPASRDGSLWRLNAVREGTGRCGSRYTPAMPAALRREYAAHLRARGTVTVDGERAELLDLFAVQGDTLNVHAPQTPAVLAFPGERTGVAPHRRVPLGDLRVCFDGPAGRIALRGVDGRRFVPVHLGLAYEAYMPPVVRFLMALGPSERGSILPPAPERAEGEVRIRARTTLGNLVVHRRAWSVPAAPLAAALAATDDARAFADANRLRAGWGIPERAFVREAMTHPLAGTVRKPRYVDFTSPLFLSVLRELAATGEERITVEEMLPDPAMLPRDAAGRSRAVEVLVDSLALRRRTQRAEAAPLRRTRARTGRTPAGTAAG
- a CDS encoding lantibiotic dehydratase C-terminal domain-containing protein produces the protein MHSPDPTVTANIYSARHLDEIVRGVVVPLRHGLAERGMADRWSLWTMRYLRRGPHLKLRLHGPEQEAGAVRELLEEAAEAHFASLSPEGDGPMKHSKAPAGAVDLEDEGEGERPDRTLLWTTYRRSAVSFGPDTQLLADDRYVSLFTACLAAAGEIAVTAIEPEISEAGRLKALRGGLAAGVSGLPLTETERDLYLEYHRDWLLRWMMPHAERDAEMLAKFDLRADASGAAAAEIRRIASEGPAVGAFARWRDALAELAAYVARFRGDPAHHVDPFTADPVFPALFKVFHSLANQLGVDMLNESMLHHIVLRALAGAAVAGA